In Ruminococcus sp. HUN007, a genomic segment contains:
- a CDS encoding iron chelate uptake ABC transporter family permease subunit, with amino-acid sequence MKKDMEKQRKIRAVTGFVLLAVAAVILFILSLASGSSRITADTVFGVLTGRITEQSAHRIIMDIRMPRALSALILGGGLSVSGFLLQSFFRNPIAGPFVLGISSGAKLTVALIMITSLRYGFAMNSWMMIGAAFAGALLCMMTVLLFSGKVRNMAQLVISGVMIGYICSALTDFAVTFADDANIVNLHNWSKGSFFGSRLAGYTCDVCHGLYSVYSYIPSFKTDRCVSAR; translated from the coding sequence ATGAAAAAAGATATGGAAAAACAACGAAAAATACGGGCTGTGACCGGATTTGTTCTGCTGGCGGTCGCTGCGGTGATACTCTTTATTCTGAGCCTGGCGTCCGGAAGCAGCAGGATCACGGCTGATACTGTTTTTGGTGTGCTTACCGGACGTATTACTGAGCAGTCTGCTCACAGGATCATTATGGATATTCGTATGCCGCGTGCGCTGTCTGCACTGATACTGGGAGGAGGACTTTCGGTTTCGGGATTTCTGCTGCAGAGCTTTTTCAGAAATCCTATTGCAGGACCGTTTGTGCTCGGTATTTCATCCGGTGCGAAACTCACTGTCGCCCTGATCATGATTACATCTTTACGGTACGGATTTGCCATGAATTCATGGATGATGATCGGTGCGGCATTTGCCGGTGCGCTTTTGTGTATGATGACCGTACTTCTGTTTTCCGGAAAAGTACGGAACATGGCGCAGCTTGTTATTTCAGGTGTAATGATAGGATATATCTGCAGTGCTCTTACCGATTTTGCTGTGACTTTTGCAGATGACGCAAATATAGTTAACCTGCATAACTGGTCGAAGGGCAGTTTTTTCGGGAGCAGACTGGCAGGATATACGTGTGATGTCTGCCATGGTCTTTACAGCGTTTATTCTTACATTCCTTCTTTCAAAACCGATAGGTGCGTATCAGCTCGGTGA
- a CDS encoding iron chelate uptake ABC transporter family permease subunit, with product MVFTAFILTFLLSKPIGAYQLGEAYAENMGVNIRAFRVFLILLSSILSACVTAFAGPVSFVGIAVPHLMKGMFGTSKPVILIPAAFLGGGVFCMGCDLIARMLFAPQELSVSTVTAVFGAPVVIYIMLHRAKERSMS from the coding sequence ATGGTCTTTACAGCGTTTATTCTTACATTCCTTCTTTCAAAACCGATAGGTGCGTATCAGCTCGGTGAGGCCTATGCCGAGAATATGGGTGTGAATATCCGCGCTTTCCGTGTGTTTCTCATACTTCTTTCAAGCATTCTTTCCGCCTGTGTCACAGCCTTTGCCGGACCGGTATCTTTTGTCGGTATTGCTGTTCCGCATCTTATGAAAGGGATGTTCGGGACTTCAAAACCTGTCATTCTTATACCGGCAGCATTTCTCGGAGGCGGTGTTTTCTGTATGGGATGCGACCTTATCGCGCGTATGCTCTTTGCTCCGCAGGAGCTGAGTGTAAGTACCGTTACTGCAGTTTTCGGTGCACCGGTCGTTATTTATATAATGCTTCACCGTGCTAAGGAAAGGAGCATGTCATGA
- a CDS encoding ABC transporter ATP-binding protein produces MINTDQKNNASSLHTDSLGAGYGKKVIVDGITISISSGEICTLIGPNGAGKSTVLKTIAGQLPAASGKVFLCGDELTGLKEKDVARRLSVMLTGRLITDRMTCFDVAATGRYPYTGTFGILSDHDRKIVYDALTLTGADHLCDTDFNRISDGQRQLVMLARAIAQEPDIMLLDEPTSFLDTGHKLHLLTLLRRLAKERNIAVVQSLHELDLAQKFSDSVLCIHNGKAERYGTPEEIFSGDYIDTLYEIKDGRYNWYFGAAEPFGGKGEPEVFVIGGGGAGIPVYRRLYREGIPFAAGVIHENDVEYPVASALASVVISEKAFEPVSDEAVSRAIAVMEKCREVICSAEYFGIMNAGNLKLKEKAGLILKSD; encoded by the coding sequence ATGATAAATACTGATCAGAAAAACAATGCTTCATCTCTACATACGGACAGTCTTGGCGCAGGATATGGTAAAAAAGTGATCGTAGATGGTATCACGATCAGCATTTCATCAGGAGAGATTTGTACACTCATCGGACCTAACGGAGCTGGTAAATCTACTGTACTGAAAACCATTGCCGGTCAGCTGCCGGCCGCATCCGGAAAGGTATTTCTCTGCGGCGATGAACTTACCGGGCTTAAGGAAAAGGATGTAGCCCGAAGACTGTCGGTCATGCTTACCGGAAGACTTATCACCGACAGAATGACCTGTTTTGACGTTGCGGCTACGGGTAGATATCCGTATACGGGAACGTTCGGAATACTGAGCGACCATGACAGAAAAATAGTTTATGATGCTCTGACGCTTACCGGTGCAGATCATCTCTGCGATACTGATTTCAACAGGATAAGTGACGGCCAGCGTCAGCTTGTCATGCTTGCCAGAGCAATAGCACAGGAACCGGATATCATGCTTCTTGATGAGCCGACTTCGTTTCTGGATACAGGTCATAAACTGCATCTGCTTACTTTGCTCAGACGACTTGCAAAGGAAAGAAATATAGCGGTCGTACAGTCACTTCATGAACTTGATCTGGCTCAGAAGTTTTCCGATTCTGTCCTTTGTATACATAATGGAAAAGCTGAACGGTACGGAACACCTGAAGAGATCTTTTCCGGTGATTATATCGATACTCTTTATGAAATAAAAGACGGAAGATACAACTGGTATTTCGGTGCGGCAGAACCGTTCGGCGGAAAAGGCGAACCTGAAGTCTTTGTCATAGGCGGCGGGGGAGCTGGAATTCCTGTTTACCGCAGACTTTACCGTGAAGGTATTCCGTTTGCGGCTGGCGTTATCCATGAAAATGATGTGGAATACCCGGTAGCATCAGCTCTTGCGTCTGTTGTAATTTCGGAAAAGGCGTTTGAACCGGTAAGTGATGAAGCTGTAAGCAGAGCGATTGCCGTTATGGAAAAATGCAGAGAGGTGATCTGTTCTGCAGAATATTTCGGAATAATGAATGCCGGAAATCTTAAACTAAAGGAAAAGGCAGGACTTATACTAAAATCTGATTAA
- a CDS encoding sirohydrochlorin cobaltochelatase has protein sequence MKRKIAVIMSIAMLGFVMSGCDSSAPSAGNSAAENSAAETEAVTEEAAETEEVTEAVAETSASEETEEEDEENYDTGDASLDNIRNQDEIGENELLVLSFGTSYNDSRRLTIGAIEDSLEKAFPDYSVRRGFTANIIIDHVNKRDGFLIDDVDAALDRAVKNNVKTLVVQPTHLMDGFEYNDLLDQVGAKADAFDKVVFGKPLLTSDEDFKRVEEAIVDWTKEYDDGKTAICFMGHGTEAESNGVYQKMQDLLTADGHTNYFVGTVEATPSVDDVLKAVKAGEYERVVLEPLMVVAGDHANNDMAGDEEDSWKSVFEAAGYKVECVLRGLGENEAIRQIYVDHAKEAIDSIAE, from the coding sequence ATGAAAAGAAAGATCGCTGTAATTATGAGTATTGCAATGCTTGGATTTGTTATGTCCGGATGTGACAGCTCTGCTCCATCTGCAGGTAATTCTGCCGCTGAAAACAGTGCCGCAGAAACAGAAGCTGTAACCGAAGAAGCAGCTGAAACTGAGGAAGTTACTGAAGCTGTCGCAGAAACATCTGCATCCGAAGAAACTGAAGAAGAGGATGAAGAAAACTACGACACAGGCGATGCATCACTTGACAATATCCGCAATCAGGACGAGATCGGTGAAAACGAACTTCTCGTTCTCAGCTTCGGTACAAGCTACAACGACAGCCGTCGTCTTACTATCGGTGCTATCGAAGACTCACTCGAAAAGGCATTCCCTGACTACAGTGTACGCCGTGGATTTACAGCAAATATTATTATAGACCACGTAAACAAGCGTGACGGTTTTCTTATCGATGACGTTGATGCTGCTCTCGACCGTGCAGTGAAGAACAACGTAAAGACACTTGTTGTTCAGCCTACACATCTTATGGATGGCTTTGAATATAATGATCTTCTTGATCAGGTAGGAGCGAAGGCTGACGCATTTGACAAGGTTGTTTTCGGTAAGCCGCTTCTTACATCAGATGAAGATTTCAAGCGCGTTGAAGAAGCTATTGTTGACTGGACAAAGGAGTATGATGACGGCAAAACTGCTATCTGCTTCATGGGCCACGGTACAGAAGCTGAATCAAACGGAGTATATCAGAAAATGCAGGATCTCCTTACAGCAGACGGACATACAAACTATTTCGTAGGTACTGTAGAAGCTACACCTTCTGTTGATGATGTTCTTAAGGCAGTAAAAGCTGGCGAATATGAGCGTGTTGTTCTTGAACCTCTCATGGTAGTTGCCGGTGACCACGCTAATAACGATATGGCCGGTGATGAGGAAGATTCATGGAAGTCAGTGTTCGAAGCTGCTGGCTACAAGGTTGAATGTGTTCTCAGAGGCCTTGGTGAAAATGAAGCTATCCGTCAGATCTACGTTGATCACGCTAAGGAAGCTATCGATTCAATAGCTGAATAA
- a CDS encoding precorrin-8X methylmutase: protein MNLEYVLPADIERRSFEIIESELETEIPEYIKPVVMRVIHTTADFDYLDNLYFSEDVMNTAMKAISQKAVFVTDTNMAKSGINKAALARHGCTCECFMADPDIAETARVKGTTRAAASVDKAAELDRPVIFAAGNAPTALVRLSELIRSGKFVPELVIGVPVGFVNVVQSKEMLIETGVPCIVARGRKGGSNVAAAICNALLYLADKKL from the coding sequence ATGAACCTTGAATATGTACTTCCGGCTGATATTGAACGCCGGAGTTTTGAAATAATCGAGTCGGAACTGGAAACTGAGATACCTGAGTACATAAAACCTGTTGTAATGCGTGTTATCCATACAACTGCAGATTTTGATTATCTTGATAATCTGTATTTTTCAGAAGATGTGATGAATACTGCTATGAAAGCTATATCTCAAAAAGCCGTGTTTGTAACAGATACAAATATGGCGAAGTCAGGTATTAACAAGGCAGCACTTGCAAGGCACGGATGTACGTGCGAATGTTTCATGGCAGATCCCGATATTGCTGAAACTGCAAGGGTAAAAGGTACTACAAGAGCGGCAGCTTCCGTGGATAAAGCAGCGGAACTTGACAGACCGGTTATATTTGCTGCGGGGAACGCACCTACGGCTCTTGTCAGACTTTCAGAGCTTATTCGGTCCGGAAAATTCGTTCCTGAACTGGTTATCGGCGTTCCAGTTGGTTTTGTCAATGTAGTTCAGTCAAAGGAAATGCTCATTGAAACGGGAGTGCCGTGTATTGTGGCACGGGGAAGAAAAGGCGGCAGCAATGTGGCGGCGGCAATATGCAATGCTCTGCTTTATCTTGCTGACAAAAAACTGTAG
- a CDS encoding cobyric acid synthase, whose protein sequence is MTGAIMIQGTMSGAGKSLLTAALCRIFRQDGHSVAPFKSQNMALNSYITPDGLEIGRAQALQAEAAGIEPSALMNPVLLKPTTDVGSQVIVNGKVRGNMRAREYFSRKTELIPDIRRAYEILSSQYDIIVVEGAGSPVELNLKKDDIVNMGLATMLEIPVLLVGNIDCGGVFAQLYGTFALLEKHEQELVKGLIVNRFRGDISLFDDGISILEEKCGRPVIGVVPFVKHDLEDEDSLSSRLEKTRNSGVIDIAVIRLPKISNFSDFDVFSKYEGVSVRYVTKPEELGEPDLLILPGTKSTIADMEWMNRTGLSQEIKARANYKFPVFGICGGFQMLGETVSDPYGTECGGTAEGLGLLPSCRTVFHEEKTQLRTEGRFRDVTGFFSCLSGASYYGYEVHMGKTEGSSKPLTDSGGYFNGNTAGCYVHGIFDSSEVSGALVKALYEAKGLKYNGAVSDRRKQREKDLDELADTVRKSLDMDMIYKIIQEGV, encoded by the coding sequence ATGACCGGAGCAATAATGATTCAGGGAACGATGTCAGGCGCCGGAAAAAGCCTTCTCACAGCAGCACTCTGCCGTATATTCAGACAGGACGGCCACTCAGTCGCTCCTTTCAAGTCACAGAATATGGCGCTGAATTCGTACATTACTCCAGACGGACTTGAGATCGGAAGAGCGCAGGCTCTTCAGGCGGAAGCTGCCGGAATAGAACCGTCGGCACTTATGAATCCGGTTCTTCTCAAACCTACGACCGATGTCGGTTCCCAGGTCATAGTAAACGGAAAAGTACGCGGAAATATGCGTGCCAGAGAATACTTTTCAAGGAAAACTGAACTTATTCCGGACATACGCAGAGCCTATGAAATACTTTCTTCGCAGTACGACATCATTGTGGTGGAAGGAGCTGGAAGTCCGGTCGAACTCAATCTCAAAAAGGACGACATAGTCAATATGGGACTTGCGACGATGCTTGAAATCCCTGTTCTGCTTGTCGGAAACATTGACTGCGGCGGCGTGTTTGCACAGCTTTACGGGACATTTGCACTTCTGGAAAAGCACGAACAGGAACTGGTAAAAGGCCTAATAGTAAATCGCTTCCGCGGAGATATCAGTCTTTTTGATGACGGTATTTCAATTCTCGAAGAGAAATGCGGAAGACCGGTGATCGGTGTTGTACCGTTTGTAAAACACGATCTTGAAGATGAGGACAGCCTTTCATCGCGGCTTGAAAAAACCAGAAATTCAGGTGTTATTGACATTGCAGTGATCCGTCTCCCTAAAATATCGAATTTTTCCGATTTCGATGTTTTCAGTAAGTACGAGGGCGTTTCCGTACGGTATGTCACAAAGCCGGAAGAGCTTGGAGAACCGGATCTGCTCATTCTTCCGGGAACCAAGAGTACAATAGCTGATATGGAATGGATGAACAGAACAGGATTAAGCCAGGAAATCAAAGCACGGGCGAATTACAAGTTTCCTGTATTTGGAATATGTGGCGGGTTTCAGATGCTTGGTGAAACTGTTTCTGATCCTTACGGGACAGAGTGCGGTGGAACAGCAGAGGGTCTCGGTCTTCTTCCTTCGTGCAGGACAGTTTTTCATGAGGAGAAGACGCAGCTTCGTACGGAAGGAAGGTTCAGGGACGTTACCGGTTTCTTTTCATGCCTTAGCGGTGCATCATATTACGGCTATGAAGTCCATATGGGTAAAACAGAAGGAAGCAGTAAACCTCTTACAGATAGCGGCGGGTATTTTAACGGTAACACGGCTGGCTGCTATGTCCACGGGATATTCGACAGTTCAGAGGTTTCCGGAGCACTTGTTAAAGCTCTTTACGAAGCAAAGGGACTTAAGTATAACGGTGCAGTCAGTGACAGAAGGAAGCAGCGAGAAAAAGATCTCGATGAACTTGCTGATACTGTACGAAAGAGTCTTGATATGGATATGATTTATAAGATCATTCAGGAGGGCGTATGA
- a CDS encoding histidinol-phosphate transaminase: protein MRVHGGDVTDRCSFLDFSANINPLGMPEQVLAAAVSGVSECYRYPDPYCRKLREKLSVYENISPENIVCGNGAADLVFRLVHAFRPERAVICIPSFSEYRYALEEVNCQISEHTIRPSEDFILNEGILDLLNKDTDMLFLCTPNNPTGKLIPPDLLRRISEKCLEKNIILICDECFMPFTGAFSDHSLRSCFNENCIVLKAFTKLFAMPGLRLGYALCGSSETAEKLHDSGQFWSVSVPAENAGATALDVIGWKEKTVELVSEERGYLMNELRGCGLEVTEGSANFLLFRARDDLADLLLGKGIMIRECSDFAGLGKGYFRTAVRTRKENLILVNALKEVLS from the coding sequence ATGAGAGTACATGGCGGTGACGTAACGGACAGATGCTCTTTTCTTGATTTTTCAGCTAATATTAATCCTCTCGGAATGCCGGAACAGGTACTTGCCGCTGCAGTATCAGGAGTTTCAGAATGTTACCGTTATCCGGATCCTTACTGCAGGAAACTCCGTGAAAAGCTTTCAGTTTACGAGAACATTTCCCCGGAAAATATAGTCTGCGGTAACGGTGCGGCAGATCTTGTTTTCCGGCTGGTCCATGCATTCAGACCGGAAAGGGCTGTGATATGTATCCCGTCCTTTTCCGAATACCGATATGCCCTTGAAGAAGTGAACTGTCAGATCAGTGAACATACGATCAGGCCGTCGGAAGACTTCATACTGAATGAAGGAATACTTGATCTTCTTAATAAAGATACGGATATGCTTTTTCTCTGTACACCGAACAACCCTACGGGGAAGCTTATCCCGCCGGATCTGCTTCGAAGGATCTCGGAGAAATGTCTTGAAAAGAATATTATTCTTATTTGTGATGAATGCTTTATGCCGTTTACGGGAGCCTTTTCTGATCACAGCCTCAGGAGCTGTTTTAATGAGAACTGTATTGTTTTAAAGGCTTTTACCAAACTTTTTGCCATGCCGGGACTGAGACTCGGCTATGCACTTTGCGGAAGTTCTGAAACTGCAGAAAAACTTCATGATTCCGGACAGTTCTGGAGCGTTTCTGTACCTGCTGAAAATGCAGGTGCGACAGCACTTGACGTAATAGGGTGGAAGGAGAAGACCGTTGAGCTTGTTTCAGAGGAACGCGGATATCTTATGAATGAGCTTCGCGGATGCGGTCTTGAAGTTACTGAGGGTTCGGCTAATTTTCTCCTTTTCAGAGCGCGGGACGATCTTGCTGATCTGCTTTTGGGAAAAGGAATAATGATACGTGAATGTTCGGATTTTGCAGGACTCGGAAAAGGATATTTCAGAACAGCAGTAAGGACACGAAAGGAAAATCTTATCCTCGTAAATGCTTTAAAGGAGGTTTTATCATGA
- a CDS encoding ABC transporter substrate-binding protein, whose product MELEYADQFSVDYLESGCALITIDSDQFLFVPEKCPVPEGSTIPVIREQSGDIYLASSSVIDLFDAIGSLDAVSMTSTNTESWMLPHVKEAMNAGRLTFIGKYNAPDYEALTESGCTLAIENTMITHSPAVKEQIESLGIPVIVERSSYEQHPLGRMEWMKLYGLILGKEDEAERCFEEKTAGFHSLDLPNVPENERLTAAFFSVTANGYVNVRKPGDYISKMIDLAGGRYIFTGEDLGVEDNALSTMNIQMETFYECAKDADILIYNSTIEGKLESIAQLLEKSPVFADFKAVKNDNVWCTEQNLFQQTTGAADMITDLNSIFTGNADGKEQLTYLHRIH is encoded by the coding sequence ATGGAACTTGAATATGCTGATCAGTTTTCCGTTGATTATCTGGAAAGCGGGTGCGCGTTAATTACCATTGATTCCGATCAGTTTCTGTTCGTTCCCGAAAAATGCCCGGTTCCTGAGGGCAGTACTATACCCGTGATACGTGAACAGAGCGGTGACATATATCTTGCTTCATCATCTGTCATCGATCTTTTCGATGCCATCGGCTCACTCGATGCAGTTTCCATGACTTCGACCAATACGGAGAGCTGGATGCTGCCCCATGTAAAGGAAGCGATGAATGCCGGTCGTCTGACGTTTATCGGTAAATACAACGCTCCCGACTACGAAGCACTTACCGAATCCGGCTGTACGCTTGCCATTGAAAACACAATGATCACTCACAGCCCTGCGGTAAAGGAACAGATCGAATCCCTCGGTATCCCCGTCATCGTCGAACGTTCCAGCTACGAACAGCATCCTCTCGGACGCATGGAGTGGATGAAGCTCTACGGTCTTATTCTCGGAAAAGAGGATGAAGCAGAAAGATGTTTCGAGGAAAAGACAGCCGGATTCCATTCACTTGATCTTCCCAATGTTCCGGAAAATGAACGTCTGACCGCAGCGTTTTTCAGCGTGACTGCCAACGGTTATGTAAACGTTAGAAAGCCGGGGGATTACATTTCGAAAATGATAGATCTTGCCGGAGGAAGATACATTTTTACCGGAGAGGATCTCGGAGTTGAAGACAACGCACTGTCAACAATGAACATTCAGATGGAAACCTTCTACGAATGCGCGAAAGATGCAGATATCCTCATTTACAACAGCACGATAGAAGGTAAACTTGAATCGATCGCACAGCTTCTCGAAAAGTCACCGGTATTTGCAGATTTCAAAGCCGTGAAGAACGATAACGTCTGGTGCACCGAACAGAACCTCTTCCAGCAGACAACCGGAGCAGCAGATATGATAACAGACTTAAACAGTATTTTTACGGGTAATGCAGACGGAAAGGAACAGCTTACGTATCTGCACAGGATCCACTGA